The proteins below come from a single Deinococcota bacterium genomic window:
- a CDS encoding polyprenyl synthetase family protein — MFKLVETELKEFETRLEAELKSPVTFIEAIGEDLVRAGGKRLRPSLSFLAGRMLGAAPEKVMRVALAVELLHSASLLHDDLIDDARVRRGNEAAFRRYGNVVSVMSGDFMLARVLHLLSRLDHAGFTMLMSETATRICEGEVLQFEVASLGSYSEANYLSIIEGKTAVLMVAALEGVAMLAGAPEEERQALRAFGFAYGRAFQMQDDYLDLLGEPERLGKPVGGDLREGKATYPVLLLLEQGSEEARELLLRRCGQACDVERMIALVKERGADAATRARIAAEAEAALAALAVFPDSEAKGTLVRLAGLELARQS; from the coding sequence TTGTTCAAGCTCGTTGAAACCGAACTGAAGGAATTCGAAACGCGGCTCGAGGCGGAGCTGAAGTCGCCGGTGACCTTTATCGAGGCCATCGGCGAGGACCTGGTGCGTGCGGGCGGCAAGCGTCTCAGGCCGAGCCTCAGCTTTTTGGCCGGGCGGATGCTGGGGGCGGCGCCCGAGAAGGTGATGCGGGTGGCCTTGGCGGTCGAGCTCCTGCACTCGGCCTCGCTCCTTCACGACGATCTGATCGACGACGCTCGAGTGCGCCGGGGCAACGAGGCGGCCTTCCGGCGCTACGGCAACGTGGTCAGCGTGATGTCGGGCGACTTCATGCTGGCGCGGGTTTTGCACCTGCTGTCACGGCTCGACCACGCCGGCTTCACCATGCTCATGTCCGAGACGGCCACGCGCATCTGCGAGGGCGAGGTCTTGCAGTTCGAGGTGGCGAGCCTGGGCAGCTACTCCGAAGCGAACTACCTGAGCATCATCGAGGGCAAGACGGCGGTCTTGATGGTGGCGGCTCTGGAGGGCGTGGCGATGCTGGCGGGCGCGCCGGAGGAGGAGAGGCAGGCGCTGCGCGCCTTTGGCTTTGCTTACGGCCGCGCCTTTCAGATGCAGGACGACTACTTGGACCTGCTGGGCGAGCCCGAGAGGCTGGGCAAGCCGGTCGGCGGCGACCTGCGCGAGGGCAAGGCGACCTATCCTGTGTTGCTGTTGCTCGAGCAGGGTAGTGAAGAGGCGCGCGAGCTTCTCCTGCGGCGCTGCGGCCAAGCCTGCGATGTCGAGAGGATGATCGCGCTGGTCAAGGAGCGCGGCGCCGACGCGGCCACGCGGGCGCGCATCGCCGCGGAGGCGGAGGCGGCACTGGCGGCCCTCGCCGTCTTTCCGGACTCGGAGGCCAAGGGCACCTTGGTGAGGCTGGCCGGGCTCGAGCTGGCGCGGCAGAGCTGA